The Neobacillus sp. PS3-34 genome has a window encoding:
- the rluF gene encoding 23S rRNA pseudouridine(2604) synthase RluF: MVNLRLNKFIAESGMASRRGADKLISEGKVTINGKLALVGSQVEPGDDVRVNGNSIRVSKDYVYIALNKPVGITSTTERHIKGNIIDLVNHPLRIFHIGRLDKDSDGLILLTNDGDIVNEILRAENKHEKEYIVTVDKPITQEFLKRMAAGVEILDTKTLPCKVEQLSKYVFQITLTQGLNRQIRRMCAALGYDVMRLQRTRIMNIHLGSLPLGQWRDLSKKERNQLFEDLNYQPREW, encoded by the coding sequence GTGGTTAACCTGCGATTAAATAAATTCATCGCTGAATCTGGAATGGCATCCAGGCGCGGTGCAGATAAATTAATTAGTGAAGGCAAAGTTACGATAAATGGAAAATTAGCACTAGTAGGGAGCCAGGTCGAGCCTGGTGATGATGTTCGGGTTAACGGAAATTCAATCCGGGTTTCAAAAGATTACGTCTATATCGCCTTAAATAAACCCGTAGGCATTACCAGCACGACAGAAAGGCACATAAAAGGAAATATTATTGACCTGGTCAACCATCCATTAAGAATCTTTCATATCGGGCGGCTGGATAAGGATTCAGACGGCTTGATACTTCTAACAAACGATGGGGATATCGTCAATGAAATATTGAGGGCCGAAAATAAGCATGAAAAAGAATATATCGTTACAGTAGACAAGCCAATTACTCAGGAGTTTTTAAAGCGAATGGCAGCCGGAGTAGAAATTTTGGATACAAAAACGCTGCCCTGCAAAGTCGAACAGCTTTCCAAATATGTTTTTCAAATCACTTTGACACAAGGATTAAACCGTCAGATCCGCCGAATGTGTGCTGCACTAGGATATGATGTGATGAGGCTTCAGCGAACGCGCATCATGAATATTCATCTCGGCAGCCTTCCCCTTGGTCAATGGAGAGATTTATCGAAGAAAGAACGCAATCAATTATTTGAAGACCTAAACTACCAGCCAAGAGAGTGGTAA
- a CDS encoding PAS domain S-box protein: MLTRLMTSGNWIPAIIGWVFIMAGFSVIYLYLKPLTPVKKCITFFASYIFIYIITVPFIFNIFRDKPFFHFQYLLFVMLGVIIGGLLIESYAKLYRIITERKIMEKTLEASESKYRLIAENTSDLIVVMDKKQSISYFSPSHEQVLGYEGQNWKTLN, encoded by the coding sequence TTGCTCACAAGGCTAATGACGAGCGGCAACTGGATCCCGGCAATTATCGGCTGGGTATTCATTATGGCGGGGTTTTCTGTCATCTACTTGTACCTGAAACCTCTCACACCCGTAAAAAAATGCATCACATTTTTTGCCTCTTATATTTTTATCTATATTATCACTGTTCCGTTCATTTTTAACATTTTTAGAGACAAGCCTTTCTTTCATTTTCAATATTTACTTTTTGTAATGCTAGGTGTAATCATAGGGGGGCTGCTAATCGAGTCCTACGCCAAGCTTTATAGAATCATTACCGAGAGAAAGATAATGGAAAAGACTTTGGAAGCAAGTGAATCGAAATACCGACTAATCGCAGAGAACACGTCCGATCTCATTGTGGTTATGGATAAAAAGCAATCAATTAGCTATTTCTCTCCTTCTCATGAGCAGGTGTTAGGGTACGAGGGCCAGAACTGGAAAACATTGAATTGA
- a CDS encoding ATP-binding protein: MSKLIHPDDVDMFKNTIKSLFENNESQSMEFRFKHKEGFWIEFESHCMPVRGEKNYIENTVIISRDISERKKAEEFLLQSEKLSIVGELAAGVAHEIRNPLTTIKGFVQLFKREDTNSIVFTDLLLSELERIENITSGLLSLGKPQAVQMNRSDLGELIENTLELLSPQANMNDIQFKFSSAESPFFMICEKNQLKQVFLNILKNAMEAMDEGGDIQINLRKGAEGECIVSFQDQGCGIPEELLPRLGEPFYTLKEKGTGLGLMICHKIIKQHHGSITYQSKVKEGTLIEIRLPLVS; encoded by the coding sequence TTGAGTAAGTTAATTCATCCGGACGATGTCGATATGTTTAAAAATACGATTAAGAGCTTGTTCGAAAATAACGAATCTCAATCGATGGAATTCCGATTCAAACACAAGGAAGGTTTTTGGATTGAATTTGAGTCCCACTGTATGCCTGTCAGGGGAGAAAAAAATTACATAGAGAATACTGTCATTATAAGCAGGGATATTTCAGAGCGGAAAAAAGCGGAAGAATTTCTTTTGCAATCTGAGAAGCTGTCGATTGTCGGAGAGCTGGCAGCCGGGGTAGCACATGAAATTCGGAATCCTCTGACAACCATTAAAGGCTTTGTGCAGCTTTTTAAAAGAGAGGATACTAATTCGATCGTTTTTACGGACCTTCTTCTAAGTGAACTGGAAAGAATTGAGAATATTACTAGCGGGCTGCTCTCTTTGGGTAAACCACAAGCCGTCCAGATGAACCGTTCGGATTTGGGAGAGTTGATTGAAAATACACTGGAGTTACTTTCGCCGCAGGCCAATATGAATGATATCCAATTTAAATTCAGCTCTGCAGAATCTCCATTCTTTATGATATGTGAAAAGAATCAGTTAAAACAGGTTTTCCTGAATATTCTTAAGAACGCTATGGAGGCCATGGATGAAGGCGGAGATATTCAAATTAATCTGCGTAAAGGGGCAGAAGGCGAGTGCATTGTTTCATTTCAGGATCAAGGCTGCGGAATACCAGAAGAACTGCTCCCCCGTTTAGGTGAACCCTTTTATACTCTGAAGGAAAAAGGGACAGGGCTCGGGTTAATGATTTGCCATAAAATTATAAAACAGCATCATGGCAGTATTACCTATCAAAGCAAAGTGAAGGAAGGAACGTTGATTGAAATCAGGCTGCCATTGGTAAGTTAA
- a CDS encoding LysR family transcriptional regulator — MDIRQLSYFLEVARSKSFTKASQEIHLSQPTLSKMVKSLEEELDVILFDRGARQIELTDAGKIVYEQAKKILNGLNDLSVSLYDLMNLKKGKVTIGLPPVIGTLFFPGILADYHELYPEIVIQLVEDGARKIEQKVIDGEVDFGVVVLPVDEEKFEAVPFIEEEMMLLANASHPAADKSEVSLSELSKDNFILFTKEFALHQLMREECIRAGFEPHIAYESSQWDFMAEMVAKNLGVTFFPKSICERVKGGNIQTVSLTHYIPWKVGVILAKNRYIPYAVREFITLIQSRSYQPQSSAFFRKEN, encoded by the coding sequence ATGGATATTCGCCAGTTAAGCTACTTTTTAGAGGTAGCTAGAAGTAAAAGCTTCACTAAGGCTTCACAGGAAATCCACCTTTCCCAGCCCACTCTTAGTAAAATGGTTAAAAGCTTGGAAGAAGAACTTGATGTCATCCTGTTTGACCGTGGTGCAAGACAAATAGAATTGACGGATGCCGGCAAAATTGTATACGAACAGGCTAAAAAGATACTAAACGGCTTAAATGACCTATCCGTTTCTCTATACGATTTGATGAATTTGAAAAAAGGGAAGGTAACAATCGGCCTGCCTCCTGTAATTGGCACCTTGTTTTTCCCTGGCATTCTGGCTGATTATCATGAACTATATCCTGAGATTGTTATCCAGCTGGTAGAGGATGGAGCCAGGAAAATTGAACAAAAAGTCATAGATGGAGAAGTTGATTTCGGTGTAGTGGTTTTACCGGTTGATGAAGAAAAATTCGAGGCAGTTCCGTTTATTGAGGAAGAAATGATGCTGCTGGCCAATGCTTCACATCCTGCTGCCGATAAGTCAGAAGTTTCACTTTCCGAGCTGAGCAAGGACAACTTTATCTTGTTTACGAAGGAATTTGCCCTGCACCAGCTGATGCGGGAGGAATGTATCCGGGCGGGATTTGAACCTCATATTGCTTATGAAAGCTCGCAATGGGACTTTATGGCGGAAATGGTGGCAAAAAATCTTGGAGTGACCTTTTTCCCTAAATCCATTTGTGAAAGGGTCAAGGGAGGGAATATACAAACGGTTTCCTTGACACATTATATCCCTTGGAAGGTAGGGGTTATTTTGGCAAAAAATCGTTATATACCATACGCTGTCAGAGAATTTATTACCTTGATCCAATCCCGTTCCTATCAGCCTCAATCCTCTGCTTTCTTTCGAAAAGAGAATTAA
- a CDS encoding GntP family permease, with amino-acid sequence MLSIAVGLVLLMVLAYMGWSIIWIAPIVAGIVALLSGLDLMDTYTGTYMTGFVEFAKKWFPIFLLGAVFGKLMEDTGAAKAVAYQITKFIGKKRAILGVLAASAILTYGGVSLFVVVFAIYPIALALFKEANISRKLIAPTIVLGAFTFTMTAVPGTPQIQNLIPMASFKTTPMAGSVMGIAATIVMAVGGYFWLAFREKKMTAAGDTFKNLETMEESATSESDNLPNWLLSLVPLLLVVVLLDVVKLEAIPSLLAGIAAIILINIRQYKKFIPSINEGAKGSVLAIINTSAAVGFGAVVTAVPDFKHITQMLLGISSNPLVSESLIVQILAMITGSASGGMGIALQALGKTYYGLAQTTGIDPEAFHRMASIASGASILPHNGALLTLLAVTKVTHKDCYKDVFMVGLVIPTIAMIVGILMAWIGLI; translated from the coding sequence ATGCTGAGTATAGCAGTAGGCTTAGTTTTGCTTATGGTTTTAGCCTATATGGGATGGTCCATTATATGGATTGCACCGATCGTCGCTGGAATTGTGGCTTTATTGAGCGGCCTGGATTTAATGGATACCTATACGGGAACATATATGACAGGGTTTGTTGAATTCGCAAAAAAATGGTTCCCGATCTTTTTATTGGGTGCTGTTTTTGGAAAGCTGATGGAAGATACGGGTGCTGCCAAGGCGGTTGCCTATCAAATCACTAAGTTTATAGGGAAAAAACGTGCCATTTTAGGTGTGTTGGCAGCATCGGCCATTTTAACATATGGCGGTGTAAGCCTTTTTGTTGTTGTTTTTGCCATTTATCCAATCGCACTTGCTTTATTTAAGGAAGCAAATATTTCAAGAAAACTGATTGCACCAACGATCGTGTTAGGGGCATTCACATTTACAATGACGGCAGTGCCTGGCACACCGCAGATTCAGAACTTGATTCCTATGGCTTCTTTTAAAACAACGCCAATGGCCGGTTCTGTAATGGGAATTGCGGCAACGATTGTAATGGCAGTTGGTGGGTATTTCTGGTTAGCTTTCAGGGAGAAAAAAATGACTGCAGCCGGAGATACATTTAAGAATTTAGAAACAATGGAAGAGAGCGCTACATCTGAATCAGATAATCTGCCCAATTGGCTGTTATCTTTAGTGCCGCTTTTGCTGGTAGTTGTTTTACTGGATGTTGTGAAGCTGGAAGCAATCCCATCTCTATTGGCAGGAATTGCAGCCATCATTCTCATAAACATCAGGCAGTATAAAAAGTTTATTCCATCTATCAATGAAGGGGCAAAGGGTTCAGTATTGGCCATTATTAACACAAGCGCCGCAGTCGGATTTGGCGCCGTTGTTACGGCAGTGCCTGATTTTAAACATATTACCCAAATGCTGTTGGGTATTTCCAGCAATCCTCTCGTATCAGAATCATTAATTGTTCAGATTCTTGCAATGATAACCGGTTCTGCATCAGGGGGAATGGGAATTGCCCTCCAGGCATTAGGAAAAACGTATTACGGACTAGCTCAAACAACGGGAATTGATCCTGAAGCATTTCACCGAATGGCTTCCATTGCTTCGGGTGCATCAATCTTGCCGCATAACGGAGCATTATTGACACTATTGGCAGTTACAAAGGTGACGCATAAGGATTGTTATAAGGATGTTTTTATGGTTGGTCTCGTTATTCCCACAATTGCGATGATTGTTGGGATATTGATGGCTTGGATTGGCCTGATTTAA
- a CDS encoding 3-hydroxybutyrate dehydrogenase: MVENKVVVITGSASGIGFEIGKTFAENGSKVVLTDLNAEGVENAAEELRKLGFEAIGLKADVTSEEDIKNMIETAHKKYGRVDVLINNAGLQHVSPIEEFPTAKFELMIKIMLTAPFIATKYAFPIMKEQGFGRIINIASINGLVGFAGKAAYNSAKHGVIGLTKVAALESAPFGVTVNALCPGYVDTPLVRGQLQDIATTRNVPLDKVLEEVIYPLVPQKRLLDVSEIADYAMFLASDKSKSVTGQAIVIDGGYTAQ; the protein is encoded by the coding sequence ATGGTCGAAAATAAAGTGGTTGTCATTACTGGATCTGCAAGCGGAATTGGATTTGAAATAGGTAAAACTTTCGCAGAAAATGGAAGTAAAGTTGTCCTGACAGATTTGAACGCAGAAGGCGTAGAGAACGCTGCAGAAGAGCTTCGGAAGCTTGGATTCGAAGCAATTGGACTTAAAGCGGATGTTACGAGTGAAGAAGATATCAAAAATATGATTGAGACAGCACATAAAAAATATGGCCGTGTCGATGTGCTGATTAACAATGCGGGCTTGCAGCACGTTTCTCCTATTGAAGAATTTCCTACAGCGAAATTTGAGTTAATGATTAAGATTATGCTGACTGCACCATTCATTGCAACAAAATATGCATTTCCTATAATGAAAGAGCAAGGCTTTGGACGTATCATCAATATTGCTTCCATTAATGGATTAGTAGGCTTTGCAGGAAAAGCTGCTTATAACAGTGCAAAACACGGCGTTATCGGCCTGACTAAGGTTGCTGCCTTGGAATCTGCACCATTTGGTGTTACGGTTAATGCGCTTTGCCCTGGTTATGTGGATACACCACTAGTACGTGGCCAGCTTCAGGATATTGCTACGACAAGAAATGTACCTTTAGACAAGGTCCTTGAAGAAGTCATTTATCCATTAGTTCCTCAAAAACGTTTATTAGATGTAAGTGAAATCGCAGATTATGCGATGTTCCTAGCAAGTGATAAATCGAAAAGTGTAACAGGACAGGCGATTGTCATCGATGGCGGTTACACAGCTCAGTAA
- a CDS encoding glycoside hydrolase family 70 protein gives MLKKKFYQVSVSIIAAMVVLSNISLMPSTAKAYTSNDELDNRVIFQSFSLFQPYESNMYNELAAKGDLLNEWGVTDIWLPPAYRSFSMARYMEGYAMTDRYDLGEFPQGPNNTKATKYGTSDELKDMINTLHTKGLKLQLDLVPNQMLGLSGREAVSVKRVDSAGNLFKNPYTSGMTTNTTGDMYLAYTKGGGRDRQNTVILRNGIKITLMVLHCKAKG, from the coding sequence TTGCTAAAAAAGAAATTTTATCAAGTTTCTGTATCTATTATTGCTGCAATGGTGGTTTTAAGTAATATCAGCTTAATGCCATCAACAGCGAAGGCATATACGTCCAATGACGAATTGGACAACCGTGTTATTTTTCAAAGCTTCAGTCTTTTCCAGCCATATGAAAGCAATATGTATAATGAGCTTGCTGCTAAAGGCGATTTGTTGAATGAATGGGGAGTAACCGATATTTGGCTGCCACCTGCCTATCGTTCATTTAGCATGGCGCGTTATATGGAAGGTTACGCAATGACTGACCGGTATGATTTAGGAGAGTTCCCACAGGGTCCTAATAATACTAAAGCAACCAAATATGGTACTAGTGATGAACTGAAGGACATGATTAACACACTTCATACAAAAGGCTTGAAGCTTCAATTGGATTTAGTTCCAAATCAAATGCTTGGACTAAGCGGCCGTGAAGCAGTCTCTGTAAAGCGTGTTGACAGTGCAGGGAATTTATTTAAAAACCCATATACTTCTGGTATGACAACAAACACCACTGGAGATATGTATTTAGCCTATACCAAGGGCGGCGGCAGGGACAGGCAAAATACGGTTATATTAAGGAATGGAATAAAGATTACTTTAATGGTACTTCACTGCAAGGCCAAGGGTTAA
- a CDS encoding Ig-like domain-containing protein: MGVVRGRVAGTAVITETVTTNDNFVLYTTVPVEVKVNTVTLNANGATLKRSKTRFISVKSASDKIKSVTYASSNKRYATVDSKGRVKAVRYGKATITASYKTQGGYVVIKKFAVTIKK, translated from the coding sequence ATGGGTGTTGTTCGCGGAAGAGTGGCTGGAACGGCTGTAATCACTGAAACGGTTACAACAAATGATAATTTTGTTCTTTACACCACAGTACCGGTTGAAGTAAAAGTAAATACAGTGACACTTAATGCGAACGGTGCAACATTAAAAAGAAGCAAAACGAGATTTATTTCTGTGAAGTCTGCTTCTGACAAAATTAAATCAGTCACTTATGCTTCTTCAAATAAGCGATATGCGACTGTCGACAGCAAAGGGCGTGTAAAAGCTGTCAGATACGGAAAAGCAACCATTACAGCCAGCTACAAAACACAAGGCGGCTACGTTGTCATCAAGAAATTTGCAGTAACAATTAAAAAGTAA
- a CDS encoding MerR family transcriptional regulator — MRIGKFSETNGLSIDTIRHYMELGLIIPEKKGGQYFFDPRCQRDLEHILEFKGMGFSLNEIKTIFLYKNFGKLTSYEEDKYYQSLFFDKYKKLEKEIQSLVQIKEKLKLKLEDISAKSTASGSISGIDLKALDMLRCLKCHEKLTLHDGIISRNQIIEGKLTCECGEEYLIDSGILIVGKPFEAAPDLPLDHYIFEYIHVTDPGYLENVQQGLHWGKRKLDQLDLHKKVLLELGTGIGFFLRNIYPELPEDCLYIAVDRSLERHRFLKSLLERSGAKVNLLFICTDFLEIPIQQKSVDIVVDNAGTSNYSFEHKNFLLDGVDSLIKQDSFLLGTYLVFKNFSTKSKVQVDYRDNFIDSKIQKNIARLKFIPLDERVSGYIDKGGKFENFFVPGEAVYSYSFFGKR; from the coding sequence GTGAGAATTGGGAAGTTTAGTGAGACTAATGGGCTGAGCATTGATACGATCCGGCACTATATGGAGCTTGGGTTAATCATTCCTGAAAAGAAGGGTGGGCAATACTTTTTTGATCCACGCTGCCAAAGGGATTTGGAGCATATCCTTGAATTTAAAGGGATGGGCTTTAGCTTAAATGAAATTAAAACAATTTTCCTATATAAAAATTTCGGCAAATTAACCTCGTATGAAGAGGATAAATACTATCAATCGCTGTTCTTCGATAAATATAAGAAGCTGGAGAAGGAAATACAGAGTTTAGTTCAGATTAAGGAGAAGCTTAAGCTGAAACTGGAGGATATCTCTGCGAAATCAACCGCATCAGGATCCATATCAGGGATTGATTTAAAGGCATTGGACATGCTGAGATGCCTGAAATGTCACGAAAAGCTCACTCTTCATGACGGAATCATCAGCCGGAACCAGATTATAGAGGGAAAGCTAACCTGTGAATGCGGTGAAGAGTACCTCATTGACTCAGGTATATTAATCGTCGGTAAGCCATTTGAGGCTGCCCCAGACCTTCCGCTCGATCATTATATTTTTGAATATATCCATGTAACCGATCCTGGCTATTTGGAAAATGTCCAGCAGGGTCTGCACTGGGGAAAAAGGAAGCTGGATCAATTGGATTTACATAAAAAAGTTCTGCTTGAACTAGGGACGGGAATTGGTTTTTTTCTGCGTAATATTTATCCGGAGCTACCGGAGGATTGCTTGTATATTGCGGTTGACCGGAGTTTGGAACGGCACCGTTTTTTGAAAAGTCTGCTCGAAAGAAGCGGTGCAAAAGTGAATCTGTTATTTATATGTACCGACTTTTTGGAAATACCAATACAGCAGAAATCCGTTGATATAGTGGTTGATAATGCGGGTACAAGTAATTACAGCTTTGAACACAAAAACTTTTTACTTGATGGTGTGGACTCCCTTATTAAACAGGATTCCTTCTTATTGGGGACCTATCTTGTTTTTAAAAATTTCAGCACCAAAAGCAAGGTTCAAGTGGACTACAGGGATAATTTTATTGACAGTAAAATTCAAAAGAATATTGCCCGATTAAAGTTTATCCCGCTTGACGAGCGGGTCTCAGGCTATATTGATAAGGGAGGAAAATTTGAAAATTTCTTTGTCCCGGGTGAAGCAGTATACTCGTATTCGTTTTTTGGAAAAAGGTAG
- a CDS encoding M4 family metallopeptidase, with the protein MKKKVVSLSLSVGLICSGMVGASAFADSSKSPQTKKFNQSTGTPDFVAGKLTSPSAKSAKDIVLDYLEKNKAEYKLGSQSAYNSFIVKSKEADQLGGEVVRLQQVYEGVPVWGSTQAARVDENGVLEAVSGLVAPDLDKKGLKSFAKSQTQKQAIETAESDLGFKPEYEQAPTSELVVYPTGDKAIYAYHVNLNFLSPEPGNYNYFIDASTGKVVNKFNAIDTAGSQPATLTGSNTTGTGVGVLGDTKSLKTLLSSGYYYLQDNTRGQGIFTYDGKNRTTLPGTLWKDLDNNLNATYDHAATDAHYYAGVTYDYYKNVFNRNSYDNAGAALKSTVHYSRNYNNAFWNGSQMVYGDGDGTTFIPLSGGLDVIGHELTHAVTERSSNLTYQNESGALNEAISDIFGTLVEFYDNRNPDFEIGEDIYTPNTAGDALRSMSDPTKYGDPDHYSKRYTGTSDNGGVHTNSGIINKAAYLISQGGTHYGVTVAGIGNTKLGAIFYRANTVYLTSSSNFSQARAALVQAAKDLYGATSAEVTTVNNAFDSVGVY; encoded by the coding sequence TTGAAGAAAAAAGTTGTCTCCCTATCTCTATCAGTTGGGCTCATCTGCAGCGGTATGGTTGGTGCTAGCGCATTTGCCGATTCATCCAAATCCCCGCAAACAAAGAAGTTTAACCAATCCACAGGTACGCCAGATTTCGTAGCAGGTAAACTAACCAGTCCTTCTGCTAAATCCGCCAAAGACATCGTCCTTGATTATTTGGAAAAAAACAAGGCTGAGTACAAACTAGGAAGCCAGTCGGCCTATAATTCTTTTATTGTGAAGTCAAAAGAGGCAGATCAGCTTGGGGGAGAAGTAGTCCGCTTGCAGCAGGTTTATGAGGGTGTTCCTGTTTGGGGATCAACTCAGGCCGCAAGGGTCGATGAAAATGGCGTTCTGGAAGCAGTAAGCGGCCTCGTGGCACCTGATCTCGACAAAAAGGGATTGAAAAGCTTTGCCAAGAGCCAGACACAAAAGCAAGCAATTGAAACGGCTGAGAGTGATTTAGGGTTCAAGCCGGAGTACGAGCAAGCACCAACATCCGAGCTTGTCGTTTATCCTACGGGAGACAAAGCTATCTATGCATACCATGTTAATTTAAACTTCCTAAGTCCTGAGCCAGGCAATTATAACTATTTTATTGATGCATCAACAGGGAAAGTTGTTAATAAATTTAATGCAATTGATACTGCCGGAAGCCAGCCAGCCACTCTTACAGGGTCTAATACAACTGGGACGGGAGTTGGAGTTTTAGGTGATACAAAGTCTTTAAAAACATTATTGTCCAGCGGCTATTATTATCTTCAGGATAATACACGCGGCCAGGGAATTTTCACATATGACGGGAAAAACCGTACGACTCTTCCTGGCACTCTGTGGAAGGACCTCGATAATAACCTGAATGCAACGTATGACCATGCTGCCACTGATGCGCATTACTATGCTGGCGTGACCTATGACTATTATAAAAACGTCTTTAATCGTAATTCATATGACAATGCAGGGGCTGCATTAAAATCAACTGTCCATTACTCTAGAAACTATAATAATGCGTTCTGGAATGGTTCACAGATGGTTTACGGTGATGGCGATGGCACTACCTTTATTCCGTTATCAGGCGGTCTGGATGTAATCGGACATGAACTAACGCATGCAGTAACGGAAAGAAGTTCTAACCTCACTTACCAAAATGAGTCTGGGGCATTGAACGAAGCCATCTCTGATATTTTTGGTACTTTAGTAGAATTCTATGATAACCGAAATCCTGACTTTGAGATTGGGGAAGATATCTATACGCCTAATACAGCTGGCGATGCCCTTCGTTCCATGAGCGATCCAACTAAGTATGGCGACCCTGACCATTATTCAAAGCGGTATACTGGTACCTCTGATAATGGCGGTGTCCATACAAACAGCGGAATCATCAATAAAGCTGCATATCTTATCAGCCAGGGCGGAACTCACTATGGTGTGACCGTAGCTGGAATTGGCAATACAAAATTAGGCGCCATCTTCTACCGTGCGAATACGGTATACTTAACTTCATCTTCAAATTTCAGCCAGGCACGTGCAGCCCTGGTACAGGCTGCCAAGGACCTTTACGGTGCAACCTCAGCCGAAGTGACAACGGTTAATAATGCCTTTGATTCTGTAGGAGTTTACTAG
- a CDS encoding ABC transporter substrate-binding protein — MGKKRLAGLFMSLMLTGGVVAGCSSATGGKSDDGSTIKIGANLELSGGVASYGQSAAEGLQLAVDEINKKGIDGKKLKLIKVDNKSDASEATSGALRLISQDKVAAIVGAATSTNTLAQVQVATDNKVVLLTPTGTNPNITNKDGKVNDYVFRTCFIDPFQGTVAANFASKSLNVKNAAVLIESSSDYSKGLASAFKKSFKENGGKIVSEEAYVTKDTDFHAILTKIKSSNPEFIFLPGYYEEVGLIVKQARELGIDVPIMGGDGWDSPKLVEIGGKEALNNTFITNHYSSGDKDKKVQDFVDAFKKKYNGKSPDAFSALGYDSAYFLADAIKRAGSGDPEKIKKAMAKTDGLSLVSGEVKLDKNHDPIKSAVILEYKDGVQTFNSKVNP, encoded by the coding sequence ATGGGTAAAAAGAGATTAGCAGGTTTATTTATGTCGTTAATGCTTACAGGAGGAGTCGTTGCGGGATGCAGTTCTGCAACGGGAGGTAAGAGTGATGATGGAAGCACAATTAAAATCGGTGCGAATCTTGAGTTATCCGGAGGAGTTGCTTCCTATGGACAATCGGCTGCTGAAGGGCTTCAGCTGGCGGTTGATGAAATCAATAAAAAGGGTATTGACGGAAAGAAACTAAAGCTTATTAAAGTCGATAACAAATCGGATGCATCCGAGGCAACAAGCGGTGCGCTCAGGCTCATAAGCCAGGATAAAGTGGCAGCAATTGTTGGAGCCGCAACAAGTACAAATACGCTTGCACAGGTACAGGTGGCCACTGACAATAAGGTTGTCCTGCTGACACCGACTGGCACCAATCCAAACATTACAAACAAAGATGGAAAAGTGAATGATTATGTGTTCCGTACATGCTTTATTGACCCATTCCAGGGCACGGTAGCGGCTAATTTTGCCTCAAAGTCGCTGAATGTAAAAAATGCAGCTGTCCTGATTGAAAGCTCAAGCGATTATTCAAAGGGACTGGCATCCGCATTCAAAAAATCCTTTAAGGAAAACGGCGGGAAAATTGTTTCTGAGGAAGCATACGTCACCAAGGATACGGACTTCCATGCCATTTTGACAAAAATTAAATCCTCCAATCCAGAGTTTATTTTCCTGCCTGGATATTATGAAGAAGTAGGCCTGATTGTAAAGCAGGCGCGTGAGCTTGGCATCGATGTTCCAATCATGGGCGGAGATGGCTGGGATTCACCAAAGCTGGTTGAAATCGGCGGCAAGGAAGCTCTAAACAATACGTTTATCACCAACCACTATTCATCAGGAGATAAAGACAAAAAGGTTCAGGACTTTGTTGATGCATTCAAAAAGAAATATAACGGTAAGTCACCGGATGCCTTTAGTGCCCTGGGCTATGATTCAGCTTATTTCCTTGCTGATGCCATTAAGCGCGCAGGCAGCGGAGATCCTGAAAAAATCAAAAAAGCAATGGCTAAAACAGACGGACTTTCCCTTGTTTCAGGAGAAGTGAAGCTTGATAAGAACCATGATCCGATTAAATCGGCTGTCATTCTTGAGTATAAAGACGGCGTACAGACATTCAATTCAAAAGTAAACCCATAA